The following proteins are encoded in a genomic region of Streptococcus constellatus subsp. constellatus:
- a CDS encoding ABC transporter ATP-binding protein, with the protein MAYIEMKHSYKRYQMGDTEIIANNDISFEIEKGELVIILGASGAGKSTILNILGGMDSNDEGDVLIDGQNIAHYNAHQLTDYRRNDVGFVFQFYNLVPNLTALENVELASEIVQDAQDAAEALAAVGLENRLNNFPTQLSGGEQQRVSIARAVAKNPKILLCDEPTGALDYKTGKHVLQILQDMSRKQGATVIIVTHNSALAPIADRVIHMHDARIQSVTLNEHPQDIASLEY; encoded by the coding sequence ATGGCTTATATTGAAATGAAGCATAGTTACAAACGATATCAAATGGGAGACACAGAAATCATTGCTAACAATGACATCTCTTTTGAGATTGAAAAAGGTGAGCTAGTCATCATTCTTGGAGCTTCAGGCGCTGGAAAATCAACGATTTTGAATATTCTTGGTGGAATGGATAGCAATGACGAGGGAGATGTCCTGATTGATGGGCAAAATATAGCACATTACAACGCTCACCAGTTGACGGATTATCGGAGAAATGATGTTGGTTTTGTATTTCAATTTTATAATTTAGTTCCTAATCTGACGGCGCTAGAGAATGTTGAGCTGGCTTCAGAAATTGTTCAAGATGCGCAGGATGCAGCAGAAGCGCTAGCAGCAGTTGGCTTGGAAAATCGTCTCAATAATTTTCCTACTCAATTATCTGGTGGCGAGCAGCAACGTGTTTCCATTGCGCGTGCCGTGGCAAAAAATCCTAAAATTTTGCTTTGTGATGAACCAACAGGCGCGCTGGATTATAAAACAGGTAAGCATGTGTTGCAAATCCTTCAAGATATGTCACGTAAACAAGGTGCGACAGTGATTATTGTGACCCATAATAGTGCCTTAGCTCCGATTGCAGACCGTGTGATTCATATGCATGACGCACGGATACAGTCCGTCACTTTGAATGAACATCCTCAAGATATTGCAAGTCTAGAGTATTAG
- a CDS encoding TetR/AcrR family transcriptional regulator, with protein sequence MVQNRQTATKQHIREALIQLLLEEKFETISVSKLCQRAGINRGTFYLHYLDKFDLIETLKEEIIIQLRKNFEETTNTRDLIITNLSYLQQNHDLIYAVSQSHYLNFRETIREFMLSILTNDQHKVQTEHFLKENFPISEKYALEVFLSSIEGIISLWISSGTKETPEEMTNMILQTFNYDAWRL encoded by the coding sequence ATGGTACAAAATCGACAAACAGCAACCAAGCAGCATATCAGAGAAGCCCTCATTCAGCTCTTGTTAGAAGAAAAATTTGAAACAATTTCCGTTAGTAAACTCTGTCAACGAGCAGGTATCAACCGTGGAACTTTCTACCTTCATTATCTTGATAAATTCGACCTAATTGAAACACTTAAAGAAGAAATTATTATCCAATTACGTAAAAATTTTGAAGAAACTACAAACACACGTGACCTAATCATTACCAATCTAAGCTATCTCCAACAAAACCATGACCTGATTTATGCTGTTTCTCAAAGTCATTACCTCAATTTCCGTGAAACAATCCGTGAATTTATGCTTAGTATTTTAACGAACGATCAGCACAAAGTTCAAACCGAACACTTTTTAAAAGAAAATTTCCCCATTTCTGAAAAATATGCACTTGAAGTTTTTCTATCTAGCATAGAGGGCATTATCTCACTCTGGATTTCAAGCGGCACTAAAGAAACGCCTGAAGAAATGACGAATATGATTTTACAAACCTTTAATTACGATGCTTGGCGATTGTAA